From one Candidatus Eisenbacteria bacterium genomic stretch:
- a CDS encoding glycosyltransferase family 39 protein, whose amino-acid sequence MSGRRDDVQPADPDRRLGGWGGRGSAVSPRGGWSKRLVLPLALLLVAAVIRLVGVTAERVLVLAGDEFSYDDIATNLAAGNGYCRTSTSGDPYPTATRGPSYVLFLAVCYRLFGQDSIAPFVVQALLDSVSCLLVYGIALLLFKRRTIAAVGAFLYAVYPPFITNTHQLLTETWINVWILASLLLFLRYVKAPSRRDLVASAVATGIMVLSRPNLLPASILAFVAMGGRRDARWWRGLAVHFGIVAMCLSPWIVRNAIVFGRFVPGVSQGGITFWGGTGPAGGRAIGGLGDPETPQYAIEATRGMGEMERDRWFYADGVRVIREHPGRYALLLVKKIPRLWLNLGYDRPPSRASILLALFNAGMILMAYLGVRGFRPPRVGHTLLLLLGTYFTLTHLVFFSVFRYSLPVYAVLMPFSGAGIAWMWGFVWSRGGYRVRRDPD is encoded by the coding sequence ATGAGCGGGCGACGAGACGATGTTCAGCCTGCTGATCCCGACCGCCGACTGGGAGGCTGGGGCGGGAGGGGCTCGGCCGTGAGTCCCCGAGGGGGATGGTCCAAGAGGCTGGTGCTGCCGCTCGCGCTTCTCCTCGTGGCGGCCGTGATTCGACTGGTCGGGGTCACTGCTGAAAGGGTCCTGGTTCTCGCCGGGGACGAGTTCTCCTACGACGATATCGCCACCAATCTCGCGGCTGGGAATGGATACTGCAGGACTTCGACGTCCGGAGACCCCTATCCGACTGCGACGCGGGGTCCGTCCTATGTCCTGTTCCTCGCCGTCTGCTACAGACTCTTCGGCCAGGACTCGATTGCGCCGTTCGTGGTCCAGGCGCTGCTCGACAGCGTGAGTTGCCTGCTCGTCTATGGCATCGCGCTCTTGCTCTTCAAGAGAAGGACGATCGCTGCGGTCGGGGCGTTCCTGTACGCGGTCTATCCGCCATTCATCACCAACACCCATCAGCTTCTCACGGAGACGTGGATCAATGTGTGGATTCTGGCCTCGCTGCTCCTCTTTCTGCGATATGTGAAGGCGCCATCGCGACGCGACCTGGTTGCCAGCGCCGTCGCCACGGGGATCATGGTCCTCAGTCGGCCCAACCTGCTTCCAGCCTCGATTCTTGCGTTTGTCGCGATGGGGGGGCGACGAGACGCAAGATGGTGGAGAGGCCTGGCAGTTCACTTCGGCATCGTCGCGATGTGCCTCTCTCCCTGGATTGTCCGCAACGCGATCGTCTTCGGCCGTTTCGTGCCCGGCGTATCCCAGGGGGGGATCACCTTTTGGGGCGGCACAGGTCCGGCCGGCGGCCGGGCCATCGGCGGTCTGGGCGATCCCGAGACGCCGCAGTATGCCATTGAAGCGACCCGCGGGATGGGTGAGATGGAGAGGGATCGCTGGTTCTATGCGGATGGGGTCCGTGTGATCCGCGAGCACCCGGGCAGGTATGCGCTGCTCCTGGTGAAGAAGATACCGCGCCTATGGTTGAATTTGGGATACGATCGTCCTCCCTCAAGAGCAAGCATCCTTCTCGCGTTGTTCAATGCCGGGATGATTCTGATGGCGTATCTTGGGGTTCGCGGATTCCGTCCCCCTCGAGTGGGCCACACGCTCCTGCTTCTGCTGGGCACCTACTTCACGCTAACCCACCTTGTGTTCTTTTCGGTGTTTCGGTACTCGCTCCCCGTCTATGCGGTTCTCATGCCGTTCTCGGGAGCCGGGATTGCGTGGATGTGGGGATTTGTTTGGAGCCGGGGAGGGTACCGGGTGCGGCGGGATCCAGATTGA
- a CDS encoding sodium ion-translocating decarboxylase subunit beta: MALALVLPANAAGTAEPGVGATSELNATPDHAPAGQPEAVSLGGSLTSVVRSTGLWDMTAGGNWKFVVMVVVGFVLLYLGVVKGFEPLLLVPIGFGTIFVNVPLGGMGGPHGFMTLIFDYGIRNEVLPLIVFMGIGSLCDFGPLLAYPRVAILGAAAQFGVFGTLLGVAALNALPGLEFSIKQACSIAIIGAADGPTSIIVASKFAPELLGSIAVAAYSYMALVPVIQPPIMKLLTTPAERRIRMRQVREVSRLEKVLFPLMLVALCVLLLPTALPLMGCFAFGNFIKESGAIERLSKTLQNELMNLATIFLGLGVGMQMVADKFLLPSTLGIILLGLLAFTLGTAGGVLFAKLMNLFWKGNPVNPLIGSAGVSAFPMAARVSNRQGLEADPHNFLLMHALGANLAGQIGSVVAAGVILSIFR, from the coding sequence ATGGCGCTGGCGCTGGTTCTGCCGGCGAACGCGGCGGGAACCGCTGAACCTGGCGTCGGCGCCACGTCCGAGCTGAACGCGACGCCGGATCACGCTCCGGCCGGGCAACCGGAGGCCGTTTCGCTTGGCGGGAGCCTGACGAGTGTTGTGCGGTCGACCGGTCTCTGGGACATGACCGCGGGCGGCAACTGGAAGTTCGTCGTCATGGTCGTGGTCGGTTTTGTGCTGCTCTACCTGGGGGTGGTCAAGGGTTTCGAGCCGCTTCTGCTCGTGCCGATCGGGTTTGGGACCATCTTCGTCAATGTCCCCTTGGGTGGCATGGGCGGGCCGCATGGGTTCATGACCCTGATCTTCGATTACGGCATCCGGAACGAGGTGTTGCCCCTGATCGTCTTCATGGGAATCGGCTCGCTCTGCGACTTCGGGCCATTGCTGGCCTACCCGCGCGTGGCCATTCTCGGCGCGGCCGCGCAGTTTGGCGTCTTCGGCACCCTCCTGGGCGTTGCGGCGCTGAATGCCCTGCCGGGGCTTGAGTTCAGCATCAAGCAGGCCTGTTCGATCGCCATCATCGGCGCGGCCGACGGCCCGACTTCCATCATCGTAGCCTCCAAGTTCGCCCCGGAACTGTTGGGGTCCATCGCCGTGGCGGCCTATTCGTACATGGCGTTGGTCCCGGTGATCCAGCCGCCGATCATGAAGCTGCTGACCACGCCGGCGGAACGCCGGATCCGCATGCGCCAAGTCCGCGAGGTCAGCCGTCTGGAAAAGGTCCTGTTCCCGCTGATGCTGGTGGCGCTGTGCGTGCTGCTCCTGCCCACGGCCTTGCCGCTGATGGGCTGCTTCGCCTTTGGCAACTTCATCAAGGAGTCGGGGGCGATCGAGCGTCTGTCGAAGACCCTGCAGAACGAACTGATGAACCTGGCGACGATCTTCCTGGGGCTTGGCGTCGGCATGCAGATGGTGGCCGACAAGTTCCTGCTGCCCTCGACCCTGGGCATCATCCTGCTGGGCCTGCTGGCCTTCACGCTTGGTACGGCCGGCGGCGTGCTCTTCGCCAAGCTGATGAACCTGTTCTGGAAGGGCAATCCGGTCAATCCGCTGATCGGTTCGGCCGGGGTCAGCGCGTTCCCGATGGCGGCGCGCGTGTCGAACAGACAGGGACTGGAAGCGGATCCCCACAACTTCCTGCTGATGCACGCCCTGGGCGCGAACCTGGCCGGGCAGATCGGATCGGTCGTGGCTGCAGGGGTGATCCTGTCGATTTTCCGTTAG
- the oadA gene encoding oxaloacetate decarboxylase subunit alpha, whose translation MARVRITDVTLRDAHQSLFATRMLTADMLPAAAQLDAAGFWSLETWGGATFDSCIRFLNEDPWERIRALKAAMPKTPMQMLLRGQNLLGYRHYADDVVEAFIERAAANGVDVFRVFDALNDARNMQTAFRAVKKAGRHAQATISYATSPVHTLEAYIALARELAQMGAESLCIKDMAGLLKPYAASELVKALRSAVDLPIQIHSHATTGMSVATLVKAVEAGAAGVDTAISSMAMGTSHSPTETLVEILADTEHDTGLNVKALVELAAYFREVRQKYRAFESSFAGADTRILVAQVPGGMLSNLESQLKEHNALAKLDAVLAEISVVQKDFGYPPLVTPTSQITGTQAVLNVLFGRYAQLSNESKNLLAGQYGLTPGKPNEALVKRALKELNLPALVTCRPADLIPNELDKIEEDLKQKLEVTSLTREDVLTYAMFPQVAIGFFKGRSKGPVRIEPPAAAAPAPVAGAGSSGHFAVMVDGVEHKVSRIAEPDGSLKLSVDGQPFHIRVKQTDAGTPAAAAGDNAGIVTKVEAPMPGTILSLASVDGEEVDKDEQICVMEALKVQINILSTQAGRITYRVKPGDGVKAGDTIAEIA comes from the coding sequence ATGGCACGTGTCCGGATCACCGACGTGACCCTGCGCGACGCGCACCAGTCGCTGTTTGCCACCCGCATGCTGACGGCCGACATGCTCCCCGCCGCGGCGCAACTTGACGCCGCCGGCTTCTGGTCGCTTGAGACCTGGGGCGGCGCCACCTTCGATTCCTGCATCCGTTTCCTGAACGAAGACCCCTGGGAGCGGATCCGCGCGCTCAAGGCGGCCATGCCGAAGACGCCCATGCAGATGCTGCTGCGCGGCCAGAATCTCCTGGGCTACCGCCACTACGCGGATGATGTCGTCGAGGCCTTTATCGAGCGGGCCGCCGCCAATGGCGTCGATGTCTTCCGCGTATTCGACGCGCTGAACGACGCGCGCAACATGCAGACCGCGTTCAGGGCCGTCAAGAAGGCCGGCCGGCATGCCCAGGCCACCATCAGCTATGCGACCAGCCCCGTCCACACGCTGGAGGCCTACATTGCGCTGGCCCGTGAGCTCGCGCAGATGGGAGCCGAGTCGCTCTGCATCAAGGACATGGCCGGCCTGCTGAAACCTTATGCCGCGAGCGAACTGGTCAAGGCGCTCAGGAGCGCCGTCGACCTGCCGATCCAGATCCATTCGCATGCCACCACCGGCATGTCCGTGGCGACTCTGGTCAAGGCGGTCGAGGCTGGCGCGGCAGGAGTAGACACGGCCATCTCTTCCATGGCCATGGGGACCAGCCACTCGCCCACGGAGACGTTGGTCGAGATCCTGGCGGACACGGAGCACGACACCGGCTTGAATGTGAAGGCCCTGGTCGAATTGGCGGCCTACTTCCGGGAGGTGCGCCAGAAGTACCGGGCGTTCGAGTCCTCGTTCGCCGGCGCCGACACGCGCATCCTGGTCGCGCAGGTTCCAGGGGGCATGCTGTCCAACCTGGAAAGCCAGCTCAAGGAGCACAACGCCCTTGCCAAGCTGGACGCGGTGCTCGCGGAGATTTCTGTTGTACAGAAGGATTTCGGTTATCCGCCCCTGGTCACGCCCACGAGCCAGATCACAGGCACGCAGGCCGTGCTCAATGTCCTCTTCGGCCGGTACGCCCAGCTCAGCAATGAATCAAAGAATCTGCTCGCGGGACAGTACGGCCTGACGCCCGGCAAGCCCAACGAGGCGCTGGTCAAGCGGGCCTTGAAGGAGTTGAACCTGCCGGCCCTGGTCACCTGCCGCCCGGCGGATCTGATCCCGAATGAGCTGGACAAGATCGAGGAGGATCTGAAGCAGAAGCTCGAAGTGACATCGCTGACGCGCGAGGATGTCCTGACCTATGCCATGTTTCCACAGGTTGCCATCGGATTCTTCAAAGGCCGGTCCAAGGGTCCGGTGCGGATCGAGCCGCCGGCCGCGGCCGCTCCCGCCCCGGTCGCCGGCGCCGGATCTTCCGGGCACTTCGCCGTCATGGTGGATGGCGTCGAACACAAGGTCAGCCGGATCGCCGAACCGGACGGCAGCTTGAAACTCAGCGTGGACGGCCAGCCGTTTCATATCCGGGTGAAGCAGACAGATGCCGGAACGCCGGCGGCCGCAGCCGGTGACAACGCCGGCATCGTGACCAAGGTGGAGGCGCCCATGCCCGGCACGATCCTATCCCTGGCCTCGGTTGACGGCGAGGAGGTGGACAAGGATGAGCAGATCTGCGTTATGGAAGCGCTCAAGGTGCAGATAAACATCCTCAGCACCCAAGCGGGCCGGATCACCTACCGGGTGAAGCCGGGCGATGGGGTCAAGGCCGGGGATACAATCGCCGAAATCGCCTGA
- a CDS encoding glycosyltransferase family 4 protein — MFPATSRSRWRSLPPLCFRRSSSEFGVAKNTAPECVPVSAPPITPQGVREDQTHSSGSRNQGKEPGCGTRCSPPLGATTAVWPRPTGRDHSRCGFLGKLRTRILSTSPGVSRIARGQPKSDEIYCAPSSACMRARAVGPAEEMRLGRGTDRQYRVLLVAAQLRPGGIGSYILNLAAELDARGHQIVIFLTESPGAWFNLALAGRYEIRLVEGIEKRSGRAHVHLVAQEMRDLAPDVVILNHARHAQLALGLLPSATHVLPFVHGDNEWVYRLALTNLAECTMVLAPSPVVAAGIVRRAPQVPLELIAHGVPLPPAPQDPDPRDDAARFELLYVGRLDEGKGVELLPAIARGLAGAGLDCRLRVAGDGPMRAQLAAEAAVPCFSLLGSCEPQVVTRLFQEAHALLLPTESEGLPLVLLEAQAAGCIPLATRLAGSTRRAVRDGETGLLMPTREPRAYIDAVIRLARNRARWADLSRAARAWASEEYSQAAMGNRYEALFAKLGRGPLRRAGSGRLDPRLLAPRDFLPPALRRAFVRLRDG, encoded by the coding sequence ATGTTCCCCGCCACTTCTCGATCCAGATGGAGATCACTCCCCCCCCTGTGCTTCCGACGATCCTCATCCGAGTTTGGCGTCGCCAAGAACACCGCTCCCGAATGCGTACCGGTCAGCGCGCCACCGATTACACCGCAGGGAGTCCGAGAAGACCAAACCCATTCTTCAGGGTCAAGGAACCAGGGCAAGGAACCAGGGTGCGGAACCAGATGCTCCCCGCCTCTTGGGGCCACTACCGCCGTGTGGCCGCGTCCAACCGGGCGCGACCATAGTCGATGTGGGTTCTTGGGGAAGCTCCGGACCCGGATCTTGAGCACTTCTCCAGGGGTCAGTAGAATCGCTCGCGGGCAGCCGAAGAGTGACGAGATATACTGTGCTCCGTCATCCGCTTGCATGAGAGCGAGAGCTGTAGGACCTGCGGAGGAGATGCGCTTGGGACGCGGGACCGATCGACAGTACCGCGTGCTGCTGGTGGCGGCGCAGCTTCGTCCCGGCGGCATCGGCAGCTACATTCTGAATCTCGCGGCGGAGCTCGACGCGCGGGGTCACCAGATCGTGATCTTCCTCACGGAATCGCCTGGCGCGTGGTTCAACTTGGCCCTAGCGGGGCGCTACGAGATTCGCCTGGTCGAAGGAATCGAGAAGCGGAGCGGCCGCGCACACGTGCATCTGGTCGCGCAGGAGATGCGCGATCTTGCTCCCGATGTCGTCATCCTGAACCACGCGCGTCACGCGCAGCTCGCACTCGGGCTCCTGCCGTCGGCGACTCATGTCCTGCCCTTTGTTCACGGCGACAACGAGTGGGTTTATCGCCTCGCGCTCACCAATCTCGCAGAGTGCACCATGGTGCTGGCGCCCAGCCCCGTGGTCGCCGCGGGCATCGTGCGGCGTGCACCGCAGGTGCCGCTCGAGCTGATCGCACACGGGGTACCGCTACCGCCGGCGCCCCAAGATCCCGATCCTCGAGACGACGCCGCTCGGTTCGAGCTCCTCTATGTGGGTCGACTGGACGAGGGGAAGGGGGTCGAGCTCTTGCCGGCGATCGCGCGTGGCCTGGCCGGGGCGGGCTTGGACTGTCGGCTACGTGTGGCGGGCGACGGGCCGATGCGAGCGCAGCTTGCCGCGGAGGCTGCGGTGCCTTGCTTCTCGCTCCTAGGCTCGTGTGAACCCCAGGTCGTCACCCGCCTGTTCCAGGAGGCGCATGCTCTCTTGCTTCCTACCGAGTCGGAGGGGCTGCCGCTTGTTCTCCTCGAGGCTCAGGCGGCAGGCTGCATCCCCTTGGCCACGCGCCTCGCGGGGTCGACCCGCCGGGCGGTGCGAGACGGGGAGACCGGCCTCCTCATGCCGACGCGTGAGCCGCGCGCATACATAGACGCGGTCATTAGGCTCGCCCGCAACCGAGCACGGTGGGCAGATCTTTCTCGCGCCGCGCGCGCCTGGGCGAGCGAGGAGTACTCCCAGGCCGCGATGGGGAATCGCTACGAGGCGCTCTTTGCGAAGCTGGGCCGCGGACCCCTGCGGCGCGCTGGCTCCGGTCGGCTCGATCCGAGGCTCCTCGCCCCACGGGACTTCCTGCCCCCGGCACTCCGGCGCGCCTTCGTTCGCCTCCGCGACGGCTGA
- a CDS encoding MGMT family protein encodes MLARLEAGEEEAPFFELCPDCVREPLVSIARAAAAIPRGFVATYGGIAAAAGTEARVVGGVMAKNPLYPIIPCHRVVGADLSLIGYTGSRDPHALRSKLDRLRREARGHKETRSVTTPLGTAPLVVYPVEQVIQRAAGGGLDEGAQQSLW; translated from the coding sequence ATGCTCGCCCGCCTCGAGGCCGGAGAGGAGGAGGCGCCTTTCTTTGAGCTCTGCCCCGACTGCGTGCGAGAGCCGCTCGTCTCGATCGCCCGGGCCGCAGCGGCGATTCCGCGAGGATTCGTCGCGACCTATGGAGGCATCGCCGCAGCGGCCGGCACCGAGGCGCGGGTCGTAGGCGGCGTGATGGCGAAGAATCCTCTCTACCCGATCATCCCCTGCCACCGCGTCGTGGGCGCCGATCTCTCTCTGATCGGCTACACCGGGAGTCGGGATCCGCATGCGCTTCGCTCAAAGCTCGATCGCCTGCGCCGCGAGGCGCGTGGACATAAGGAGACTCGGTCCGTCACGACGCCGCTCGGGACCGCGCCCCTCGTGGTCTATCCTGTCGAGCAGGTCATCCAGCGCGCGGCCGGCGGCGGTTTGGACGAGGGGGCGCAGCAGTCCCTCTGGTGA
- a CDS encoding radical SAM protein produces the protein MRFAQSSIACAARRVDIRRLGPSRRRSGPRPSWSILSSRSSSARPAAVWTRGRSSPSGEGAALPGDHCATGTATARCRAPSTPGSIEAAFKDEAAVSHSCIERPNRASTGTQAGRSITEINRHHREVRTILRRRDLVDPFFVGKFSFSPYHACAHGCLYCDGRAERYYVEGEFDKDIVVRINAPALLDTELAKLRERGIVFIGSGVSDAYQPPERDELLMQACAVVLERRSMPVTLLTKSALALRDIDTWTRLNAKAGVLMMMSITTLDDRLREIFEPTASPVNERLATLAEFKARGIPIGVAAMPLLPFLADSESDLTMLATELRRIGVDFVLPGGLTLRPGRQKAVFFETLSRSYPELAGSYAELYAEDRASGAPLSDYARRFRRRVASAFRSASLPTLVPHRLYRDRLPTYDEVHVLLHQMCDLYQDRPVAVGRLRAALGRYTAWLQERKTVFNRRRRLRQSDIEAELRGLAEGRGLASLLDNERLSAFLRQVIVDRSVFDPLERELL, from the coding sequence ATGCGCTTCGCTCAAAGCTCGATCGCCTGCGCCGCGAGGCGCGTGGACATAAGGAGACTCGGTCCGTCACGACGCCGCTCGGGACCGCGCCCCTCGTGGTCTATCCTGTCGAGCAGGTCATCCAGCGCGCGGCCGGCGGCGGTTTGGACGAGGGGGCGCAGCAGTCCCTCTGGTGAGGGAGCCGCCCTCCCCGGCGATCACTGCGCGACCGGGACGGCGACGGCTCGTTGTAGAGCGCCATCCACTCCTGGTAGTATCGAGGCGGCCTTCAAGGATGAGGCCGCCGTATCCCATTCCTGCATAGAGCGGCCGAACAGGGCGTCGACCGGGACGCAGGCGGGACGATCCATCACCGAGATCAACAGACACCACCGCGAGGTCCGGACGATCCTTCGAAGACGGGATCTGGTCGATCCCTTCTTCGTCGGGAAGTTCTCGTTTTCGCCCTACCACGCCTGCGCCCACGGCTGCCTCTACTGCGACGGCCGCGCTGAGCGGTACTACGTGGAGGGAGAGTTCGACAAGGACATCGTTGTCCGGATCAATGCGCCGGCCCTGCTCGACACGGAACTGGCGAAACTCAGGGAGCGCGGCATCGTCTTCATCGGTTCGGGCGTCAGCGACGCCTATCAGCCTCCCGAGCGGGATGAGCTCTTGATGCAGGCCTGCGCCGTCGTGCTCGAGCGGCGGTCGATGCCGGTCACGCTGCTCACCAAGTCCGCATTGGCGCTGCGCGATATCGACACATGGACGAGGCTGAACGCCAAAGCCGGCGTCTTGATGATGATGTCGATCACAACCTTGGACGATCGACTCCGCGAGATCTTCGAGCCGACAGCGAGTCCCGTGAACGAACGGCTGGCAACCCTTGCGGAGTTCAAGGCGCGGGGAATCCCGATCGGCGTCGCCGCGATGCCGCTTCTTCCATTCCTGGCCGATTCCGAGTCTGATCTCACGATGCTCGCGACCGAGCTGCGACGGATCGGCGTTGACTTCGTCCTGCCGGGCGGGCTCACTCTGCGTCCCGGCCGGCAGAAGGCCGTGTTCTTCGAAACCCTGAGCCGCTCCTATCCCGAGTTGGCGGGAAGCTACGCCGAACTCTACGCCGAGGACCGCGCATCGGGAGCGCCCTTGTCAGACTATGCCCGGCGGTTCCGCCGGAGGGTAGCTTCGGCGTTCCGGAGCGCTTCCTTGCCGACGTTGGTCCCGCACCGCCTCTATCGTGATCGGCTTCCCACATACGATGAGGTCCATGTCCTCCTTCATCAGATGTGCGATCTCTATCAAGACCGCCCCGTTGCGGTAGGGAGGCTTCGTGCCGCGCTGGGGCGGTACACGGCCTGGCTCCAGGAGAGGAAGACGGTCTTCAACCGTAGGCGAAGACTCCGGCAAAGCGACATCGAAGCCGAGCTCCGGGGGCTGGCGGAAGGTCGCGGCCTCGCAAGCCTCCTCGACAACGAGAGGCTCTCCGCCTTCCTCCGTCAGGTGATCGTCGATCGGAGCGTGTTCGATCCGCTGGAGCGGGAGCTTCTCTAG